Proteins from a single region of Amblyomma americanum isolate KBUSLIRL-KWMA chromosome 10, ASM5285725v1, whole genome shotgun sequence:
- the LOC144107981 gene encoding uncharacterized protein LOC144107981, with the protein MSEELSRDCRPHDEDVEKLFNKGLNAVKEFHPDIDMSYRGGVMLEYPHELSLEEARILPRMLSCKESVKKLRITEISLNALRAAFDKLEDWGSLEVLELLYVDCHGENFHLDLSGAFRKLRSLDLRCENIRSTFARNIAGYLRGNKSLQELSLWESCGGDEGASAIADALTMNDTLKRFKVVGDKLSSKTLVAFVKTLAVNSTLELVDLFDTISIEKEQVSLLQDTPAEVLKRLYILWSEELLPLVTRLLRENRHCSELSVSVTPSVDKDLLREFFDAVASNTTLRLLHFYPSDNCFEELADDIAYVTERTVTLKEIQNLMHVAMGSEQQLVRMLEALKVNRSVVSFTTYAELLTPEIATSLSELLTVNDSLTDVSVCEYWGIRPEEVETILGGLRKNYTLTRIMVSWDGNDEAQKALDEMEQLLKRNARLLDQAVKFVTGDCNDTEAADAFNKLRSSASLVNRLKELTGKTAEAVLCDLEAALARLSV; encoded by the coding sequence ATGTCCGAAGAACTGAGCAGAGATTGTAGGCCGCACGATGAGGATGTTGAAAAACTGTTCAACAAAGGGCTCAATGCCGTGAAGGAATTCCACCCTGACATTGATATGAGCTACCGAGGAGGCGTCATGCTAGAGTACCCACACGAGCTGTCACTGGAAGAAGCTCGGATCCTTCCACGCATGCTAAGCTGTAAGGAATCCGTGAAGAAGCTCAGGATAACCGAAATCTCTTTGAACGCTCTGAGGGCCGCCTTCGACAAACTGGAAGACTGGGGGTCTCTGGAAGTACTAGAACTCCTGTATGTCGACTGTCACGGTGAAAATTTCCACTTAGACTTATCTGGGGCTTTCAGAAAGCTCCGATCCCTTGACTTGCGGTGTGAAAACATCCGCAGTACCTTCGCTCGGAACATTGCAGGCTATCTGAGAGGGAACAAGTCCCTTCAGGAACTGAGTCTTTGGGAGTCCTGCGGTGGCGATGAAGGTGCCTCGGCGATCGCCGATGCATTGACAATGAACGACACGTTGAAGAGGTTCAAAGTGGTGGGGGATAAACTGAGCTCAAAGACTTTAGTGGCTTTTGTGAAGACGCTGGCAGTGAACTCGACGCTGGAGCTTGTGGATCTTTTCGACACAATTTCCATAGAGAAGGAGCAGGTGTCGCTACTTCAGGACACGCCCGCGGAAGTCCTTAAGAGGCTGTACATCCTTTGGTCTGAAGAGCTGCTGCCGCTGGTCACGAGGCTGCTTCGTGAAAACAGGCACTGTTCTGAGCTCTCCGTCAGCGTCACCCCCTCGGTGGACAAGGACCTTCTGCGGGAGTTTTTCGACGCCGTAGCTTCAAACACAACTCTGCGCTTGCTTCATTTCTACCCGAGCGACAACTGCTTCGAGGAACTTGCAGATGACATCGCTTACGTCACTGAGCGGACGGTTACGCTGAAGGAGATTCAGAACCTCATGCATGTTGCAATGGGGAGCGAGCAACAACTGGTCCGGATGCTCGAGGCTCTTAAAGTAAACCGTTCCGTGGTGAGCTTTACCACTTACGCGGAATTGCTGACGCCTGAAATAGCAACGTCTCTGTCCGAGCTGCTAACTGTGAATGATTCTCTGACAGATGTGTCGGTCTGTGAATACTGGGGGATCAGACCAGAGGAAGTCGAAACCATCCTCGGAGGGCTGAGGAAGAACTACACCCTAACACGCATCATGGTTTCCTGGGATGGGAATGACGAGGCTCAAAAAGCATTGGACGAGATGGAACAGCTGCTGAAAAGGAACGCTCGTCTACTGGACCAGGCTGTCAAGTTTGTGACTGGCGACTGCAACGATACCGAAGCCGCAGATGCGTTCAACAAATTGCGGTCCAGCGCTAGTTTGGTGAACAGGTTGAAAGAGCTCACCGGGAAGACAGCCGAAGCTGTGCTTTGCGACTTGGAGGCAGCGCTTGCTAGGCTGTCTGTATGA